Part of the Chlamydiales bacterium genome, CATGACATCTTGCATTGTTCATCATATGGGCTGCAATAGGGAACATATACACAAACAAGTTTAAAAATTGACTTGTGTATAAAATACAATTGTTTTTTATAGTTTTTAATAGGGGCAGTTGTAGCAAATAAATGTTAAGCTATTATAAACTTGCCTAGTATGCACAAACAGATTCTTCAAAGCAAAAAAATGATAACTAACATAACCAAATATCACTTTCAAAGCATTTCCTCAACCAATGACTGGGCGAAAGAAAATATTCATCTTTTTAATAACAAAGAACTTACACTTGTTACTGCCGACATGCAGACGGCCGGAAGAGGACAATTTGGAAGACGGTGGCACTCTCCTGCCAAAAAAAATATTTATGCAAGCATTGTATTTTTTTTAGAACAAGATAGGCTCGATACATCCCTCCTTGTACAGCTTCTTGCAAAAACTGTACAAAGCGTATTACAGGAAAATCAATTAGAGACCCAAATTAAGTGGCCTAATGATCTACTTCTTGGAGGCAAAAAACTTGCAGGGATTTTAATAGAAACAAGCTACATACAAGACCTTACATGTGTTATTATGGGGATTGGTATCAATGTAAATATGCCCAAAAAAGACCTTGAAAATGTAAGTCAACTGGCCACATCTCTTTTTATTGAAACAAACATGCGTTGGGATTGCAATGCATTAATGGACAGAATCCTTCAAGCTCTTATGCTTCAATTGTAAAATCTGGAACGACTGTTAAGTCAGGATGCACTTTTGCTTGAATGATTTGTTGAATATAGGAAAGAGTTGCTCCTGTCGAAGAAAAGCAAGAAGTACAGCTTCCTTTATAAGAGATAATCACTTCACGATCATGTATTAAATTAATGACATCAATGCCTCCGCCATCCAGTTCAATATAAGGCCTTACATCATTAGCAATCACTTGCTCTATCACTGAAATTTTTTGTTCTCGGCTCAATGCATCGAAGCCAGGATATCCACCCTCTACAACTTCAATATCATGTGGAACAGGTGATACATAAGCTGCTGGCAATACAATATCGCTGCATTTTTCTACTGCCTCATCAATTGCATCTACAACTAAATTGAGAATACCTGCAACCTCTTCTGGAAAAGCAATAACATCTGGCTTATCTCTTAAATGCTTGTCAATGAGATCTGCACCAATACGTCTTGCTTGATCATAATATTTATGAATTAATAGCTCCACAGCGCCTTCTGCAGCAGCAATCAAAGCAGAGTGCCCATAAGCTTGAAATTTAGCATCGACAATCATCCCATCTTCTGGGTCCACAAGCAAGCTAATTAACACCTTATCTCCATCAATCATAGAGCTTTGAACACCATCTACAACCCTCATCTGTCGAGCAACACCCTCTTCTTCTGTAAACCTACCAACAGAGCGCGCATACTCAACTTTTAAAGCTACCTTCTTACTATAACGTATCCAGGGAAAAGATTTTATTAAATCAGACTTGCTCATATTAATCCTTTCGATATAGATCGCAAATATTTTACGCTCTCTACAATTGCATCTACTGCAAGATCTATTTCCTCTTCTGTTGTATCTCTAGATAAGCTAAAGCTAATAGTGCTATTGGCAAGAAAATCTTCTATGCCGCATACCTTTAACACCTGCGCAATATTTTGAAAATTTCCACCGCCAATCGTCGCGTAGACACTCTTTTTACTCAATAAATAAAGAAGGGACTCATTAAACACACCTGGAAAGGCTACTGCTGTACAGTTGGGAAGGCGAGCTTGCTCTTGAAAGAAAACTTTACTCTCTGGAACTTCTTCTAAAATCCTATCTTCAAATCGGTCTCTAAGCCGTGCAATCTCTGTGCACATAAGATCTCGATGATCTAAAAGCTCTTTTGCAGCGATACCAAAACCCACAAGTCCTGCAACATTGACACTACCTGCACGCTTGCCTGCTTGCTCTTGAGCGCCTACAATCAAAGGACTTAAGCGAGCCGATGCACGTATATATAGAGCTCCACACCCCCTTGGGGCATGAAGAGAGTCTCCATTGAAAGAAATAAAATCTGCACCAACCTCCTCCAAATCAAAAAACAATTTTCCAAGCACATGTGTAACATCTAAATGTAATAAAATGCCTCTTTCTTTACAAAGAGCTGCAATATCCTCTACTGGCTGAATCACCCCTGTCAAGCCATTTGCATAGGAAAGAGAGATAATCGATGTTCTTGGAGAAATCGCTTCTATCAGCTTTTGCTTTGTAACGCATCCAAAACTATCCACCTCACAAAGTTTTGCAGCAACACCATTCGATTCTAACCTATTCATTCCCATAATGATAGAGGCTTCATCGACAAGAGAAGTTATGTAATGGTTCTTTCCAGATCTTCTTGTAGAATCCAAATAGGTAGATAAAAGCACATGGTTGATGGCCTCTGCGCCCGATGAGCAAAATAAAACCGTATCCTTATCTTTTGCTCCCAGTAATTCATAAAGGGATTGATAGGCAAGCTCTACAGCACCCATTTGATCTCCTGCCAAGTTATAAGGAGATGAAAGAAGAGCAAAATGATCGCGCAGATAGGGTGTCATCTCTTTTACCACCTGAAGAGAAGGCCTTGCTGCAGTATGATTGTCTAGGTAAACACGCTTCATAGGGATTTGCGCACAAATGTATTTCGATCATAATCGTAAATTGTCGGAATGCCCGTTGCAAGCTCCAAATGCAGCACTTCATCCTCAGTCAAATTTTCCAAAAACATGATGATGGATCTAAGAGAATTGCCATGAGCTACAACAAAGACATTTTTGCCAGATTTAAGCTCTGGAAAGATCTTCTCTTGAAAATAAGGAATAGAGCGCTCAGCTGTCATTTTTAAGCTCTCTCCCTTAGGGGGTGGAACATCATAACTCCTTCGCCACAACTTAACTTGCTCCTCTCCAAATTTTTTAATCGTTTCAGCTTTATTTAACCCTTGAAGTCCACCATACATGCGCTCATTGAGCTGCCACGCTTGAAAGACGGGAATTACTTCAGAAGAATCTCCTTCAAAAGAGCTCCAACCAGGCATTTTTTCCTCTTCAAGAGAATGCATCAACACAGGTGTTTTTCCAGGAGAGTGCCTGCTCATTGCAATCATCGCAGTCATAGACGCGCGAATTAATGCAGAAACAAAAATAACATCTATATGAATATTTTTAATTAGATTACCAGCAGCAATTGCCTCATCAATCCCCTTAGCACTGAGAGGAATATCCACACACCCAGTAAAACGGTTAGACAGATTCCATAGCGATTGCCCGTGACGCAAAAGAATTAATTTACTCAAACGTATGCCGCCTTGATTTTCAATTTTCTTTCGTTTATAATACTTATCTTATCTATTCTTAAAAAGAGATATTCAACGTGATTACTACTAATCGATTAAGTAAAGTTTTAGCAGCAGCAGGTGTTGCATCAAGAAGAGCGTGCGAAGAGCTCATTTTTGAGGGACATGTTCAAGTCAACAACAAGATTGTTTTGCTTCCGCAAACACTAGTTTCTCTTGAGAAGGACAACATCCTGGTTGCAGGCAAGCCCATCAAAAGAGTCGAATCAAAAGTTTACTATATCGTAAACAAGCCGCCTGGTTATTTGTGTACCAACAAAGCAGGATCTGGGAAAATCATCCTAGACCTATTTCCAGATGCCGACAAACGCCTTTTTACTGTAGGCAGATTAGATAAAGAGACAGGTGGCCTCATTATTGTAACAAATGATGGACACTTTTCCCAAGAGGTCATCCACCCCTCTTCCAACATCCAAAAAGAATATGTCGCAAAGACTCACCAAGAAATCACAGACGAACATTTAAAAATTATTAGCCATGGAAGCTATATTGAGGGTACTTTTGTAAAACCTGTAAAGGTATCCAAAGTGCGCAAAGGCACTCTAAAAATTACAATCACTGAAGGGAAAAAGAGAGAAGTAAGGATTTTAGCAGAACATGCAGGCCTTACTCTTTGGTCCCTTACACGTATCCGTATAGGCTCTCTCAAGCTAGGATTGCTACCAGTAGGTGGCATAAGAGCCATGACAGAGCGCGACAAGGAACTTATTTTCGAATGAAAAGAAGACTTATAAAACCCGACTTTAAAACGATTATACCTATTCTCATAGGGATATGGAGACGCTATCTTAAAGTCCAAGGGGGAGGTCCTGAGGACAGGCTTCACACAAGAGAATTCAGGTCTGTGGTAGACTGCATAGAAAAATTACAAAAGTTGTTTGAAAACACGTCACCAAACCTTTCAAAAGACTATTTTGAAGATAAAAATTTACTCTCGGCATATCTTCTTTACTACTGGACCATTCACTATGCAGAAGGCATGTCTCTTCTATCAGAACTTCCAAGCACACCTATGCGCGTACTTGATCTTGCCTCTGGTCCTGGTGCTTTTGGCTTTGCAGCCCTTTGCCATGGATCTTGCGATGTAACTCTTTTAGACCGCAATGTCGACAGCTTAAAACTGGGTGCAGAAATTGCCGGTAGATCGGGTATGACGCTTACTACAAGGCACTGGAATCAAAAAAATGAGAGTATGCCTATCAGTGGAAAATATGATCTCATTATCTTAGGTCATGCTTTAAATGAGCTTTTTCCTAACACATTAAAAAATTATATTGAAAAACAAAATACATTCATTACATCTCTTTTTGAGCACCTAAATCCTAATGGCTATCTTCTTCTTGTAGAAAGCTCCTGGCCCTCTGATAATAAACGTATTTTAAATATCAGAAATTTTCTTGTTGAAAACCATTTTGCTATACAAGCACCTTGCGTATACAAAGGATCTTGCCCAGCTCTCCTTACAAACGCTCCTTGCTATGCGCAAAGAACTTTTGAAAAACCTCTTCTTGTAAGCGAAATACAAAGATCTGCAAAAATCAATCTCAATTCCCTTAAAATGAGTTATTTAATCGTAAAAGCAGAAAAAAATGCATGGCCAAAACTTGATGAGCCCCTCTATAGGGTCATTTCTCCTCCCGTACAAACACGCTTTGGCAAACGCTTTTATCTATGCGGAACAGATGGGCACAAAGCGCTCTCTTCAAAGTTAGAAGAACATTCGAAAGAAAACTTGGCCTTTGAATTCTTACAAAGAGGAGACCTCATCAAAGTCTGCAATGCTACAATTAATAAAGACTCTCTGAGTGTTGTACAAGATACAGAAGTTAGTGTCTATGCTTCGTGCGGCAAACCCGTCTGCTGAATTTTTTCTTTTGCTGGCAAGAAAAAAGCTAACACTGAAGAGATCGGCAAAAACAATCCAATTACCATAAGCGCCTTAGCAGGAGCTGCCTCCACAAAAACTTTCGTCAAAAGACCACCACCTCCAGCACCTATGACATGAGCTACACACCATACACATCCCATCAAAAGAGCGCTTACAGAACTTGCATGGGTGGGCAAAAGCCTATTGCCAAACGCAACTCCTATAGGATTGTAAACTCCCATGCAAGCGCCAAACCCAAGCAAAAATAGAGGAACGAGCCAAGGCACTGTAACACCTTGAAAGAGAAAAACATAGAATAAAACACTCGTCGAACAAATGGATGCAAGTAACACAGATCTTTGACCAAATCGGTCCGATAAAATACCTGCAGGAACCATCATAAGGCCAGCTCCTATCACATAACAACAATGCCCCCCTCCATAACAGATCCAATCTGTATGATCTTGCAAAAGTAAAACATCTGGCAAGAAAAACAAGAATGAATAGGAGACAATTTGTTGGGCAAGTTGAGAAAAATAGAGAATTGTTAAATCTTTTTTTCTCAAAGAAAATGGTTCAAAAAATCGCTTAAAACTAAAGTTATTTTGGTGAATCCGCTCCGACTGAGCACCTATCATCTTCTGTGAAAAAAGAAGAGCAAGAAACACAAAGCATATAAGTAAGCAAGAGTACGCAGGATCAGCCCTATAAAGAAAGGCAAAAAGAAGCTGCGTAATGGCAAGACCCAAATATCCACCTGATGCAAAAAGAGTCATTGTAAATCCCTTTCTTCCAGGAATAAGCGTCTGTGCTATACCAGCGCCTGCAGGATGAAACAGACCAGAACCAAAATATGTTAAAAGAACAAGAAGAGAAAGTATGGCATAATTTTGAGTGAGCGCTAGAAAAGTAGAGCTCATCACAAGAAAAATACCCAACATAAAGAGTTTTTTTCTATGACCCTTATCACTTAAAAAGCCAAAAAAAAGCTGCGATCCATCCCCGATGAGACCAGATACGCCAATAATTAGACCAGCTTTAGCTAAATCAAGACCTGCAAGTGTTTTATAAGCAGGCCAAATCCCAACGAGTAAATCGATAACAAAGTGACCAAACCACACTGTCCAAAGGACGCTTTTCCATGGCATTGAAGGATTCATCTTTTTCTATCTCTTTAGTAATAAGAGGGCTCTATTGTACACTACATTGCCATTTTCTTAATAACAAAATTCTTCAAATCATTTACTTCTTGCGAATAAACTCCAATTTTTCTATATGTGGACTATAATTTTATTTTCACAACAAAGATTATCCTTATGAAAAAAATGGACTTATGCAAGCTTGCTCTTCTTGGCCTTACTCTCGGCCTTACAACAAATGCAATCCAAGCCTCTGAAAACACCTCTAGCAATACAGTTTCTCACCAAGCACTGGCAAATGGAGGAGATCATTACGTCTGCTCCTCTTACCAAAACTGCGGTAAATGTGGCGGAAGCTGTAACTTTAAAAATCCCAATACCCCAGGACTTACTCCTGAAGAGAAAAAGAAAGCTGAAGAGTTCCAAAAAGAGAACGAAAAAGAAAAGGGAAGCACACAAGAGACCCCTTCTGCCCCTGGAAAAGAAAAATGTGGAACATTTTGCGCATCTATTTCTGGAAATTCCGATTCTAGCAGCGATAATAGCTCTGCAATGAAAGTAAAAAGACAATCACTAAGAAACAACTAAAAATCACTCTTAAAGGAGAGAACTCATGAAAAAACAAGACCTCGCAAAGCTTGCAATACTGGGAATGCTAGGAGTTGCAGCA contains:
- a CDS encoding 2,3-bisphosphoglycerate-dependent phosphoglycerate mutase, whose product is MSKLILLRHGQSLWNLSNRFTGCVDIPLSAKGIDEAIAAGNLIKNIHIDVIFVSALIRASMTAMIAMSRHSPGKTPVLMHSLEEEKMPGWSSFEGDSSEVIPVFQAWQLNERMYGGLQGLNKAETIKKFGEEQVKLWRRSYDVPPPKGESLKMTAERSIPYFQEKIFPELKSGKNVFVVAHGNSLRSIIMFLENLTEDEVLHLELATGIPTIYDYDRNTFVRKSL
- a CDS encoding NifU family protein, which produces MSKSDLIKSFPWIRYSKKVALKVEYARSVGRFTEEEGVARQMRVVDGVQSSMIDGDKVLISLLVDPEDGMIVDAKFQAYGHSALIAAAEGAVELLIHKYYDQARRIGADLIDKHLRDKPDVIAFPEEVAGILNLVVDAIDEAVEKCSDIVLPAAYVSPVPHDIEVVEGGYPGFDALSREQKISVIEQVIANDVRPYIELDGGGIDVINLIHDREVIISYKGSCTSCFSSTGATLSYIQQIIQAKVHPDLTVVPDFTIEA
- a CDS encoding small ribosomal subunit Rsm22 family protein; its protein translation is MKRRLIKPDFKTIIPILIGIWRRYLKVQGGGPEDRLHTREFRSVVDCIEKLQKLFENTSPNLSKDYFEDKNLLSAYLLYYWTIHYAEGMSLLSELPSTPMRVLDLASGPGAFGFAALCHGSCDVTLLDRNVDSLKLGAEIAGRSGMTLTTRHWNQKNESMPISGKYDLIILGHALNELFPNTLKNYIEKQNTFITSLFEHLNPNGYLLLVESSWPSDNKRILNIRNFLVENHFAIQAPCVYKGSCPALLTNAPCYAQRTFEKPLLVSEIQRSAKINLNSLKMSYLIVKAEKNAWPKLDEPLYRVISPPVQTRFGKRFYLCGTDGHKALSSKLEEHSKENLAFEFLQRGDLIKVCNATINKDSLSVVQDTEVSVYASCGKPVC
- a CDS encoding MFS transporter produces the protein MNPSMPWKSVLWTVWFGHFVIDLLVGIWPAYKTLAGLDLAKAGLIIGVSGLIGDGSQLFFGFLSDKGHRKKLFMLGIFLVMSSTFLALTQNYAILSLLVLLTYFGSGLFHPAGAGIAQTLIPGRKGFTMTLFASGGYLGLAITQLLFAFLYRADPAYSCLLICFVFLALLFSQKMIGAQSERIHQNNFSFKRFFEPFSLRKKDLTILYFSQLAQQIVSYSFLFFLPDVLLLQDHTDWICYGGGHCCYVIGAGLMMVPAGILSDRFGQRSVLLASICSTSVLFYVFLFQGVTVPWLVPLFLLGFGACMGVYNPIGVAFGNRLLPTHASSVSALLMGCVWCVAHVIGAGGGGLLTKVFVEAAPAKALMVIGLFLPISSVLAFFLPAKEKIQQTGLPHEA
- a CDS encoding pseudouridine synthase, encoding MTTNRLSKVLAAAGVASRRACEELIFEGHVQVNNKIVLLPQTLVSLEKDNILVAGKPIKRVESKVYYIVNKPPGYLCTNKAGSGKIILDLFPDADKRLFTVGRLDKETGGLIIVTNDGHFSQEVIHPSSNIQKEYVAKTHQEITDEHLKIISHGSYIEGTFVKPVKVSKVRKGTLKITITEGKKREVRILAEHAGLTLWSLTRIRIGSLKLGLLPVGGIRAMTERDKELIFE
- a CDS encoding cysteine desulfurase family protein; the encoded protein is MKRVYLDNHTAARPSLQVVKEMTPYLRDHFALLSSPYNLAGDQMGAVELAYQSLYELLGAKDKDTVLFCSSGAEAINHVLLSTYLDSTRRSGKNHYITSLVDEASIIMGMNRLESNGVAAKLCEVDSFGCVTKQKLIEAISPRTSIISLSYANGLTGVIQPVEDIAALCKERGILLHLDVTHVLGKLFFDLEEVGADFISFNGDSLHAPRGCGALYIRASARLSPLIVGAQEQAGKRAGSVNVAGLVGFGIAAKELLDHRDLMCTEIARLRDRFEDRILEEVPESKVFFQEQARLPNCTAVAFPGVFNESLLYLLSKKSVYATIGGGNFQNIAQVLKVCGIEDFLANSTISFSLSRDTTEEEIDLAVDAIVESVKYLRSISKGLI
- a CDS encoding biotin--[acetyl-CoA-carboxylase] ligase produces the protein MITNITKYHFQSISSTNDWAKENIHLFNNKELTLVTADMQTAGRGQFGRRWHSPAKKNIYASIVFFLEQDRLDTSLLVQLLAKTVQSVLQENQLETQIKWPNDLLLGGKKLAGILIETSYIQDLTCVIMGIGINVNMPKKDLENVSQLATSLFIETNMRWDCNALMDRILQALMLQL